One part of the Carboxydocella sporoproducens DSM 16521 genome encodes these proteins:
- the pfkB gene encoding 1-phosphofructokinase codes for MNSAAVVTVTLNPALDKTVTVEGFTAGSLNRVQEVRLDPGGKGVNVARVLKNFGVSVLATGFIAGMQGKLLLKALEDEGITTAFVSVPGETRTNLKVVDLATRQTTEINEPGFVVDSARMQTFYQLLDSVLEQTAYLILGGSLPQGAAADTYRELISRAKAKGVKVVLDADGEALRAGLAAQPFAVKPNLAELENLLGRSLQDTEAIIAAGSQLLEQGVELAVISRGSKGAVVLNREEVIVTEPFPIVPQSTVGAGDTMVAALVYALLQQKPLAETAAWATAAGTIAASKAGTQVCTREEVEANLARVKVINWR; via the coding sequence ATGAATTCAGCTGCAGTAGTCACGGTAACTTTAAACCCGGCTCTGGATAAGACGGTAACTGTCGAAGGCTTTACCGCAGGAAGCTTAAACCGGGTTCAGGAGGTACGGCTGGACCCCGGGGGCAAAGGGGTAAATGTGGCCAGGGTACTGAAAAATTTCGGGGTAAGCGTACTGGCTACCGGGTTCATTGCTGGAATGCAGGGTAAACTGCTGTTAAAGGCTCTGGAGGATGAGGGGATAACGACTGCTTTTGTCAGCGTACCGGGGGAAACCCGCACCAACCTGAAAGTGGTTGATCTTGCCACCAGACAAACTACGGAAATCAATGAACCTGGATTTGTAGTGGATTCTGCTCGTATGCAAACGTTTTACCAGCTGCTTGATTCAGTTCTGGAACAGACGGCTTACCTGATTCTGGGCGGTAGTTTACCCCAGGGAGCTGCTGCTGATACTTATCGGGAACTGATCAGCAGAGCAAAAGCAAAGGGGGTGAAAGTAGTCCTGGATGCCGATGGAGAGGCCCTGCGCGCTGGTCTTGCCGCTCAGCCCTTTGCGGTCAAGCCCAACCTGGCAGAACTGGAAAATCTGCTGGGCCGTTCATTGCAAGATACGGAAGCTATCATCGCTGCAGGCAGTCAACTACTGGAACAAGGAGTGGAGCTGGCGGTAATCTCCAGGGGCAGTAAGGGGGCGGTAGTGTTAAACCGGGAGGAAGTGATCGTAACCGAGCCCTTTCCCATAGTGCCGCAGAGTACAGTGGGAGCCGGGGATACCATGGTGGCAGCTCTGGTCTATGCTTTGTTGCAACAAAAGCCTCTGGCTGAAACTGCAGCCTGGGCCACAGCAGCAGGCACCATTGCAGCTTCCAAAGCGGGAACCCAGGTCTGTACCCGGGAAGAAGTGGAGGCCAATCTGGCCCGAGTCAAGGTTATCAATTGGAGATGA
- a CDS encoding DeoR/GlpR family DNA-binding transcription regulator, whose protein sequence is MFGEERKQLILDYVNKHGRASVQELSNFLQVSESTIRRDLKELEEAKLLNRTHGGAISLQAVNFEPTYWEKEDRFKSEKEAIAREAVKLIENGDTILLDSGTTTFHLVQQLKTFNHLTVVTNSLLFAQELQGNPGIEVLVTGGSLRRETLALVGPITERALEQVRVDKVFIATNGLDLEKGLTTPNLLEAAVKSKMIAAATQVILLADHSKIGRISFARFAGLADIDHCIMDAAAPVEVVMALKKKGVQVHLAQP, encoded by the coding sequence GTGTTTGGGGAGGAACGCAAACAACTGATTCTGGACTATGTCAACAAGCATGGTCGTGCATCAGTACAGGAGCTCAGTAACTTTTTGCAGGTTTCGGAGTCCACTATCCGCCGGGATTTGAAAGAACTGGAAGAAGCCAAACTGTTAAACCGGACCCATGGTGGAGCCATTTCGTTGCAGGCAGTTAATTTTGAACCCACTTACTGGGAAAAAGAAGACAGGTTTAAAAGTGAAAAAGAAGCCATTGCCCGTGAAGCAGTTAAGCTGATTGAAAATGGCGATACCATTTTACTGGATTCCGGCACAACCACCTTTCATCTGGTACAGCAGCTTAAAACCTTCAATCACCTGACAGTGGTCACCAATTCCCTGCTCTTTGCCCAGGAATTACAGGGTAATCCCGGTATCGAGGTACTGGTGACCGGAGGCAGTCTGCGCCGGGAGACGCTGGCCCTGGTCGGGCCCATAACCGAACGGGCCCTGGAGCAGGTACGGGTGGACAAGGTTTTTATCGCTACCAATGGGCTGGATTTAGAAAAAGGTTTAACCACTCCCAATCTGCTGGAAGCGGCAGTAAAAAGCAAAATGATTGCAGCGGCTACCCAGGTAATTCTGCTGGCTGACCACAGTAAAATCGGTCGCATTTCTTTTGCCAGATTTGCCGGTCTGGCCGATATTGATCACTGCATCATGGATGCTGCTGCTCCCGTTGAGGTGGTGATGGCTTTGAAGAAAAAAGGAGTTCAGGTTCATCTTGCACAGCCATAG